One genomic segment of Suricata suricatta isolate VVHF042 chromosome 16, meerkat_22Aug2017_6uvM2_HiC, whole genome shotgun sequence includes these proteins:
- the LOC115280921 gene encoding uncharacterized protein LOC115280921 → MSQPRHPGPGEAAPETLLGDLISYYQEEAGAGRLRVCRQAALTRRAQAHPEFYLPEPAASNLGATHSQGVPSPTRPVCHELVQALEFLELISVNLLLFPWRKEIQSLKTYTGNFAYRVQPVLPQQTLHTILGRLGYVATSETEFSLVRAISKEDAKQLVFEIFLARVTCETILRTSSRQVLGPGREKPSRPYHRRSSETKLVKSHNCQEGVQPGPPEGLGSERALAGGSDRQSTVPMALMSLPEVSTSRLTSCAGPRRHLASQRHASTRSDSEEFLTCYSDLILHRTPLFPQDFPMSSLNGDQVQVPAPAPSPPPGEGVTSLGSSNERSLVPSTAPESRVVPIPGQPCLTPVSQSSGRSLDPKPEAQPELATTGADTVPPNISFEMDKLCEHLSHLLRPPTLARRTGDFPGPGVEDNGQSEPLMGPDPATKAGSPDSRVIQLWSPTQTRLMYESSPTLCFPEAAGGASSDPRTPPRQ, encoded by the exons ATGAGCCAGCCCCGACACCCTGGCCCAGGCGAGGCTGCTCCCGAGACCCTCCTGGGTGACCTCATCAGCTACTACCAAGAGGAGGCAGGGGCCGGCCGGCTCCGGGTCTGCAGGCAAGCAGCCCTCACCCGCAGGGCCCAGGCTCACCCTGAGTTCTATCTGCCCGAACCTGCGGCCTCCAATCTGGGGGCCACTCACTCCCAGGGGGTGCCTAGCCCTACCCGGCCTGTCTGCCACGAACTGGTGCAGGCACTGGAGTTCTTGGAGCTAATATCTGTCAACCTACTTCTGTTTCCCTGGAGGAAGGAAATCCAGTCCCTGAAG ACATACACTGGGAACTTTGCCTACCGGGTGCAGCCTGTGCTTCCTCAACAAACACTGCACACCATTCTGGGCAGGCTGGGCTACGTGGCCACCTCCGAGACAGAGTTTTCGCTGGTCCGGGCCATCAGCAAGGAAGACGCCAAGCAGCTGGTGTTTGAAATCTTCCTGGCAAGAGTTACATGTGAGACCATTCTGAGAACCTCGAGCAGGCAGGTCCTGGgaccaggcagagagaagccATCCAGGCCCTACCACAGGCGCAGCTCAGAAACTAAGCTGGTGAAGTCCCACAACTGCCAAGAGGGGGTccagccaggccccccagaaGGGCTGGGATCTGAGAGGGCCCTGGCTGGGGGCTCTGACCGTCAGAGCACTGTGCCAATGGCCCTGATGAGCCTGCCTGAGGTCTCAACATCCCGCCTCACCTCCTGTGCCGGCCCCCGGCGCCACCTGGCCTCCCAGCGCCATGCCAGCACACGCTCAGATAGTGAGGAGTTCTTGACCTGCTACAGTGACCTCATTCTGCACCGGACACCCCTGTTCCCCCAGGACTTTCCCATGAGCAGCCTGAATGGAGACCAAGTCCAGGTCCCAGCCCCGGCTCCCAGCCCACCTCCAGGTGAGGGGGTCACCTCCTTGGGTAGCAGCAATGAGAGGTCCCTGGTCCCCAGTACAGCTCCTGAGAGCAGAGTGGTCCCCATCCCCGGCCAGCCCTGTCTGACACCAGTATCCCAATCATCCGGGAGGTCCTTGGACCCAAAGCCAGAAGCACAGCCAGAGCTGGCCACCACTGGGGCAGATACTGTTCCTCCAAACATTTCCTTTGAGATGGACAAGCTCTGTGAACACCTCTCCCACCTCCTCAGACCCCCAACTCTTGCAAGGCGTACTGGGGACTTCCCAGGCCCTGGGGTTGAGGACAATGGACAATCAGAACCTCTCATGGGGCCAGACCCAGCCACCAAGGCTGGTAGCCCAGACAGTAGGGTCATCCAGCTCTGGAGTCCTACTCAGACCCGCCTCATGTACGAGAGCTCCCCGACACTATGTTTCCCCGAGGCAGCTGGAGGGGCCAGTTCCGACCCAAGAACACCACCCAGGCAATAG
- the LOC115280922 gene encoding protein BEAN1-like, with translation MSFKRPCPSRYNRTSYFYPTFSENSEHSHLLVSPVLVASAVIGVVIILSCITIIIGSIRRDRQARLQRHRHRYRRHHHHHHHHHRRHHREYEQGYGSDGAYSRSGYRIHCSCTPVEDWPLPSDLISDGEVDLPALRDLYPDSPPGYEECVGPGATQLYIPMDAPPPYSLTDSYPVLDGIFDADSGRHQQAPRILGHSGLRTVSVDTLPAYEAVCGINPASSLLPLPGPEPGLTHYNLIPGFWPRKDSVSDPAS, from the exons CTCGCTACAACCGTACCAGCTATTTCTACCCAACGTTCTCAGAAAATTCAGAGCACAGCCACCTGCTCGTGTCTCCTGTACTGGTGGCAAGTGCAGTCATAGGTGTGGTCATCATCCTCTCCTGCATTACCATCATCATCGGCAGCATCCGCAGGGACCGGCAGGCCCGGCTCCAGCGTCACCGCCACCGCTACCGacgtcaccatcaccaccaccaccaccaccaccgccgccaCCATCGGGAGTACGAGCAAGGCTACG GGTCTGATGGGGCCTATAGCCGCTCGGGCTACAGGATTCACTGCAGCTGCACCCCTGTCGAAGACTGGCCCCTGCCCTCAGACCTCATCTCTGATGGCGAAGTGGATCTCCCAGCGCTCCGAGACCTGTACCCAGATTCTCCCCCAGG CTATGAGGAGTGCGTGGGGCCAGGTGCCACCCAGCTGTACATCCCCATGGATGCACCACCACCCTACTCGCTGACTGACTCCTACCCCGTGCTGGATGGCATCTTCGATGCGGACAGTGGCCGTCACCAGCAGGCACCGAGGATCCTCGGCCACAGTGGCCTCCGCACTGTCTCCGTGGATACCCTGCCCGCTTATGAGGCTGTGTGTGGGATCAACCCCGCATCAAGCCTGCTGCCACTGCCAGGACCAGAACCAGGGCTCACCCATTACAACCTGATCCCTGGGTTCTGGCCCAGAAAGGATTCTGTGAGTGACCCAGCTAGCTAG